One Candidatus Eremiobacterota bacterium genomic window carries:
- a CDS encoding periplasmic heavy metal sensor: MKKIAVFLLIALLSIQAPSWAAEGKGEGRRDGGGHFPKKTLMKYYMKVQEALKLTDKQIESLRALCFTSQKEAVKERAAIQIAHIEFRELRSGDSLDMKKAEAKIREIASLEAAMKIQRLKNIEAGKAMLTEEQRNTLKKMKTNPALLKTLAMGSESYDEWAASEEEIEEMTFVDQVMGFEVLSE, encoded by the coding sequence GTTTCTGCTGATAGCCTTACTCTCGATCCAGGCGCCCTCATGGGCCGCCGAGGGAAAAGGCGAAGGAAGGCGGGACGGGGGCGGCCATTTCCCCAAGAAAACCCTGATGAAGTACTACATGAAGGTCCAGGAAGCCCTGAAGCTCACGGACAAGCAGATCGAGTCGCTCCGAGCCCTCTGCTTCACCAGCCAGAAGGAAGCGGTAAAGGAGCGGGCTGCTATCCAGATTGCCCACATTGAGTTCCGCGAACTGCGGTCCGGTGATTCTCTCGACATGAAGAAAGCCGAGGCCAAGATAAGGGAAATTGCCAGTCTCGAAGCTGCCATGAAGATACAGCGCCTCAAGAATATCGAGGCGGGGAAGGCCATGCTCACCGAGGAGCAGAGAAACACTCTCAAGAAGATGAAAACAAACCCCGCTCTCCTCAAGACGCTCGCCATGGGCTCGGAGTCTTATGATGAATGGGCCGCATCGGAGGAGGAAATCGAGGAGATGACCTTCGTGGACCAGGTGATGGGCTTTGAGGTCCTTTCGGAATAA